A single region of the Diadema setosum chromosome 14, eeDiaSeto1, whole genome shotgun sequence genome encodes:
- the LOC140238290 gene encoding uncharacterized protein: protein MVDPVNEVVVGDGSILDVIKQAGGTTFLSYANRCPWIVHELSSQPGYTVFLPTNEAFKVLPRDIVDAMNSSAQVTEWYLRYHMALEVIHESQMIDNRRVPTAFKPPEVMDIPVQEMRFNVYRVWQGAEPRDGLTVQPVRLYTITINDEIRHAHVAAEFMSRDRTHDHAM, encoded by the exons ATGGTGGACCCTGTCAACGAGGTTGTGGTCGGTGACGGAAGCATCCTCGACGTCATCAAGCAAGCAGGTGGGACGACCTTCCTCTCTTACGCCAACCGCTGCCCGTGGATCGTCCATGAGCTGAGCTCCCAACCCGGCTACACCGTGTTCTTGCCCACCAATGAAGCATTCAAGGTTCTGCCGAGGGACATTGTCGATGCCATGAATTCAAGTGCGCag GTGACGGAGTGGTATCTGCGCTATCACATGGCCCTAGAGGTAATTCATGAGTCGCAGATGATCGATAACCGACGGGTACCGACAGCTTTCAAGCCGCCGGAAGTGATGGACATACCGGTGCAAGAGATGCGATTCAACGTGTACAGAGTCTGGCAAGGAGCTGAACCTCGCGATGGATTAACTGTTCAACCAGTGCGG TTGTACACAATCACGATAAACGACGAGATACGCCACGCCCACGTCGCAGCGGAGTTTATGTCACGTGACAGGACACATGACCACGCTATGTAA
- the LOC140237544 gene encoding stabilin-2-like → MKPESSVMVSRKSAALLVDWLVILVGCQVIFVGAADTLPRAFREPDSLLIKPAIPVPKERIAAELIQPARPVTQLSKQSGPGAAKNVLDVAEQNSAKKFAKLALQTSWLSQTLVNSTGRVTVFAFSDDAFDRSSAALKAALADRWTREAIIQYHVAVGAHMSSDIAILNKDTALYSFFPSPPLSPSTSFQPIHIDKYHVESQGSLTTVVTASGAKVITPDLVASNGIVHVIDKVMYPVPTGADVARYVQEEPRYSKLYAALEKANLTAALSTPVFKPLTLFAPNDAAFNKLTPEQSKLLQNTTILKRVLTFHVVAQSVYHAAMYDNLQLHSLEGSTIYIEVGQGGVASQGQMIRSFDTTVTNGVVHELEGVMFPVLVDQVSSGRV, encoded by the exons ATGAAGCCCGAATCATCAGTCATGGTCTCGAGAAAGAGCGCCGCGTTGCTGGTAGATTGGCTCGTCATTCTTGTCGGATGTCAAGTAATTTTTGTTGGGGCTGCTGACACACTTCCGCGTGCATTCCGCGAGCCAGACTCTCTTCTCATCAAACCAGCGATACCTGTCCCAAAGGAACGAATAGCAGCTGAGCTGATCCAACCAGCTCGACCCGTCACTCAGCTTTCCAAGCAATCTGGACCTGGGGCTGCCAAAAATGTCCTCGACGTGGCAGAGCAAAATTCGGCGAAGAAGTTTGCCAAGTTGGCCCTTCAAACGTCCTGGCTGTCACAGACCCTGGTAAACAGCACGGGACGCGTGACGGTGTTTGCCTTTTCCGACGATGCCTTCGATAGGAGCTCGGCAGCTTTGAAAGCAGCCCTGGCCGATCGCTGGACGAGGGAGGCCATAATACAGTATCACGTGGCTGTCGGCGCCCACATGAGTTCTGACATAGCAATCTTGAACAAGGACACAGCGTTATACTCGTTTTTCCCATCCCCTCCACTGAGTCCAAGTACCTCCTTCCAGCCGATTCACATTGATAAATATCATGTCGAAAGCCAAGGCTCTCTGACAACG GTCGTGACAGCAAGCGGAGCAAAGGTCATCACCCCAGACTTGGTGGCAAGCAACGGAATCGTGCATGTGATCGACAAGGTCATGTACCCCGTGCCCACTGGTGCTGATGTGGCAAGATACGTGCAGGAGGAGCCCAGGTACAGCAAGCTCTATGCAGCACTTGAG AAAGCTAATCTGACAGCTGCACTGTCCACCCCAGTCTTTAAGCCCTTGACCTTGTTTGCACCAAATGATGCGGCCTTTAACAAGCTGACCCCTGAACAGAGCAAGCTTCTTCAGAACACGACGATCCTGAAGCGCGTGCTCACCTTCCACGTCGTGGCCCAGTCTGTCTACCATGCGGCCATGTACGACAATCTACAGCTCCACTCCCTGGAGGGCTCCACCATCTACATCGAAGTGGGGCAGGGCGGGGTTGCATCCCAGGGGCAGATGATCCGCAGCTTTGACACCACGGTGACAAATGGCGTGGTGCATGAATTGGAGGGGGTCATGTTTCCCGTGCTGGTGGATCAAGTCTCCAGTGGTAGGGTGTAA